From a single Cyclobacterium marinum DSM 745 genomic region:
- a CDS encoding type II toxin-antitoxin system ParD family antitoxin, whose amino-acid sequence MSKNTSISLGNYFDQFVSNQVAAGRYKNVSEVIRAGLRLLENEESKEIALRNAIQQGLNSPIVENFDFDENLKKLKAEKRKNG is encoded by the coding sequence ATGAGTAAAAACACCTCTATATCACTCGGAAATTATTTTGACCAATTTGTGAGTAACCAAGTTGCTGCCGGACGGTATAAAAACGTAAGCGAGGTAATCAGAGCTGGACTTCGATTATTGGAAAATGAGGAAAGCAAAGAAATTGCCTTAAGAAATGCAATTCAACAAGGACTAAATAGCCCAATTGTTGAAAACTTTGATTTCGATGAGAATCTTAAAAAACTAAAAGCCGAAAAAAGAAAAAATGGCTAA